Below is a window of Oryza brachyantha chromosome 10, ObraRS2, whole genome shotgun sequence DNA.
ggtgCAGGGGATGctctccggcgacgacgagggtggcGACTGGTTGGCGACCacggcgcggaggcgatgacgcggctggacagcggcgaaggcgtccgacggcgaagttgcgtggcggcggcgagaggcagcagcgcggcggcgacacgagcgacggcggaaagtgggcgacggcgcggcggcgacggggatttatagggtggcggcaccggctagggcgggcggaggttggagaccgagtcggcgacgacacggtcCCGGCGGCGGTCGTTGCGGCAGcagcggttgcggcgcggcggcggacgcggactcggccggtgcGGGCTGGCGGAgcagtcgctgacaggtgggccccacctgtcagtgacgcgagagagaggagggaggcggcgcggactcgcggcgcgggcgagtgGGCGACGCGGGAgatgggccgagcggcggcccagttggggcgcgcgctggcgggcggagggaggccggctcggctgggccggccgaggaggaggctgcgggctggctcggctgggccggcccgggaagaaaagaaaaagaaaaagaaaaggaaaaagaaagagggaggaaaattggacttcggcccaatttgagaaggaagggaaaaagaaaggaaaaaggagggaaaaaggaaaaccccacttttgccgagttttaaaattaatttgtttggccaaatttttatacttctgcaatttaactttaaatcctgttagtcgatttgcgagccacgatttaattgaattaattcctttttagagggatttttcctgagttcattaagccaattgttacttacgaattcctttttacgatttaggcttaggacggaactccgggtgtgacaagggtcccacgggaggacagagggaggagggcgcggcggcggctgatgggtgggacccgtcggtcggcgagaggggataacagagaggggagcggggtgcggctcgggcggacggcggcagtaggcggcggcgacagcggcggtgcacggcgacggtgacgacggcgcgacggcgacggcgcggcggcgacgaccgacgtccggcgacggtgcgcggcgcacgaccgaggcagcggcgcacgaccgaggcagcggcgcacgcagcgcagccgggcaaagcggcggtGACGGACTGGCGTGGCGTcgacgaccgggcggcgagcgcgggcacgcacAGGCGCGGGTGACGGCGACTCGATGACGGCGTCGgaaaggcgacgacgacagcagcgggcggcggcgacgacgagctccgcacacgtccggcgacggcgtgcggctcgtcggcggtcggccggaaggaaaagagagggggaaggaggaagatgactctcaccggcggcggcgaccggcgggtgagtcggcgagatcgaggcggaggtggtgacgcagacgagcggcggctggcgacgcgcggtgacgaaaTCCGCGGAcggtggcgaggcggcgcggcgcggcggtggagaggttgaaggggcggcgaagggcgcggggtgtccaccggcggcgacgggggccGGAGGAGGGTgggcgacgccgaggcggaggcgatggcgcggctggacgacgacgacgggcggccggcagcgagatcgaacggcggcggcgaacggcgaggCACGGCAGCAGcttgggcggagaggaaaagtgggcgacggcgcagcggcggcggggatttatagggtggcggtgccggctagggcgggacggaggttggagaccaagtcgggcgcggcgaggtctccgcggcggcgcggactcggacttggcgcggcgcggcgcggcgcgggcgcgcgagctggcgagggctcggtcgctgataggtgggccccacctgtcagtggcgcgagggaggagggaggcaacGCGGACTCCgtgggcgagcgcggcgcgcgagctgggccgagcggcggcccaggcggagggaggagcgcgcgcggtaGGAGACCGGTCggcttggctgggccggccagaggaggaggtggtgggccggctcggctgggccggcccgggaaggaggagggaaaaagaaaaaggaaaaagaaaaggagagggaggaaattggacttcggcccaatttgagaaggaagggaaaaagaaaggaaaaaggaggaaaaaggaaaaccccacttttgccgagttttaaattaatttgtttggccaaattttatacttctgcaatttgaatttaaatctagttagttgatttgcgagcctcgatttagttaaattaggttcttttagaggaatttttcctgagttaattaagccaattgttatttacgaatttcttttttacgattttaggcttaggacaaaactccgggtgtgacaaggTCGGcctggctgggccggcctggagggagaggtgggccggctcggctgggccggcccgggaaggaggagaggaaaaagaaaaaggaaaaagaaaaggaaggggaggaaaattggacttcggcccaatttgagaaggaagggaaaaagaaaggaaaaaggagggaaaaagggaagccccacttttgccgagttttaaattaatttgtttggccaaattttatacttctgcaatttgagtttaaatccagttaattgatttgtgAACCCCGATTTAATTacattaagttcttttagagggactttttctgagttaattaagccaattgttatttacggatttctttttacgattttaggctttgGACAAAACTTCGGGTGTGACAGTAGCGGATCGTGACGTGGGATGATGTACGCGAGTGTGTCCCAATCTTTTGATTAGAAGATAAGTCTATTGATGGAGCGATATTGGCGATCTGACTACAACTATCCAGGGATGTTGCGCCTTAACAATCGTTACACAAACTATAAATACAATCTTGAATCTTGATGGATGCACGGTCAGCCCAACCACAAGGGTATTTGTTCTGCAAGCACTCAAGAACTAGCAAACAAGATGAACAAGCAGCTCAATTTGCTAACTAAAGATGAAGGATTgaatcaacaaaaagtatcaaAGGTGGGGTTCCTTAACAAGCAAACCAGCAATATAACCGATCATGGGATTACATAGAAAAGTAGCGAAGCTAAACTTTGATGTAAATAGAACCCAAATTATTCTATGATGGCTAAGGGAAATATATCGGTGGGTCAACAAGTTGAGGTTGTCCTCTAGCCCTAACATGTGTCCCAAATTGAATCAGTTGGATACCATATGTCGCTTAGACTTTACTTTTTCACCTTTCAACAGAACCCcagttttcttctttttcttctttaaccataaatccaaaaaaaactctacctccttttttcatgtatttttatcagaaaaaataaaaaaaatatgtcagTTATTTTGAAGTTATTCTAATCTCATACACGATCCATTGGTTCATATAGAATCCATGTCTTACGTCTGTCAAAAAACATTCGTTTTGCTAAgcgtatattataaaatagagtgAAAGGGTCCACCCGGAAACCAAGGGGGTAGTAACAGCTCAGTCCTCTCCGAACCGCAGGACATAGTAGCCCATCATACGGATCACCAACTTCACTTGTCTGAACAACACATTAGGCCCAAATTAGGTGACACAATATCGTAGACATAAAAAGGTCTCTGTAGTAAAACAACGAATTTGGCCTCTCCAGGAAAGATATGGACATGAGGAATGATCCGTTTGAAAGTAGACTTAATAAGCTTTTGATGAAGTACTTACATGTACAAATCAGAGTTCGTATGAATTTGTGGTGGTCGTCAGAAGTTGGTGTTGTCCTGTAGTCCGAATCTAGCCCGCACGAATCCTGTTCTCCTTGGACCCACTCCATCGTTCCCGAGTTAAAAAAGAGTAGATTTGTCTCTAGGATATAAGTAATATGGACATTGACTTAAGAATGAACTCACCTGATAATTGAGGTGACGTGCACGAGCGTGGGTAATAGGACCATGAAATTGGACTGGTGGAGACGTGAAAATTTGATGGTGCTGATGTCCTCATAATGggaaataatttcttttacttaattaattcttgtcTAAACAACACCATTTTCCTATTTCATTCATGTTGCCATTAAAAAGTCATTAactcatttttcatgtttaccgagaaaacaacacaaattataaaattcttaactaattaatctgagGTCCATTTAAGCACAATAATGTGGTCAAGAATCcgctaaaaatagttttttttcctatttcagTAACTATTTGTACTATTTTGagtgtttttaattgtttgttcTAGATTTCGGTGCAACCCAAGGTCTAGCCTACTACGAGGTGGTAGACCACGCCATTGGAGAGTCACAAGGCAAGTCACACTATTAGCAATCCATGTTCCTAATCCTTGACCATGTTGATcccaatttttaaaattagttttccCATTGTTCATTTataaacatgcatgttttCACAATTATATGCTTATGAGATTTACCTATGCTTCGCTATTAAGATCTTATGTTGTATCTATCTTGTTACCTTGTAACTTggttttatcttttgtttaaACTGgtatgcttagccatgcttagttctttACCTCACTTAGTTTGAGTTTGAGACACTATATTCATTCTAATTAATAAGTGAGGACTTTGCCTCGCAATGAAAGTAGTTGTGTTTTGTGGTTTTTACTAGACAACAAAAACATGACAAATGGTGGGATGCGACTACAGTGTTCATTGTCATGGTGGGATGTGACTACAGTGTTGATGGGAGTGctcatggtaattaaggaccggttcatggAAAAGCCTTGGGAGACTTATATACCCACCTCTCATTAGAGTAAAACCATTTAAATAGCCACACCCACGGTTATAGGCTATTGAAGGAGATTCACCATGATTAGTTTCATTGTTTTCATAATTACATTAACATGTTAAAATTTGTTAATATAGATAGACACTGGTATTGTGTGGTTTAGCATAGTATTGTTGTTGGGCCTGGTGTGTTATGGTTTAGCATTGACGAGTGATTGGTTTAACAATATTACTTAATTGCTCAattgtttttgcttttgtcAAAGTAATTGCTTTGTAGTGTTGTAAATTTGTGCAAGCTATGCCTCTGTTCTATTATATTTGTTCGGTGTGGCTTATTAAGTACGGTGATTTTACTCgaccttctttttccttttttttcctataagcCAAAGCTACGTCTAATGAGAAACCTTTCGAAGATGTTAGGCTTAAGTGCTACTTGTGCGTTGTGTCAGCTGATGTTGCTTCTTTGGAATTGCATTAGAGTTTTTTTGTGTTGCGTGCTAGgactatgtttattttatttgtttaatagGATGATGGTCTGTAGTAAAACTCATATAGTGTACTCGGAAATTGGTGAAATTTCAGTGACGGATCCAACTTCAGGGAGGTCAACGAACCGCACTGTCGGTgaggaaggtggaggcgacagATGCATACATGTAAGTTCTGTGTTTTAGCTTTTTGTTCTTCAACGAATTGTATCTACATCCATGTAGTTCTTGTATGATTCGGTGGTAAATATTATTGATTCCATGATGTGCTTACttcaatttttgattttttttagtggtCTTGAAGAATGAACGTTGAATCGAGGCGagcaactctttttttttttgcaaattgtacaacctttttttttgcaaatcatACTActcattttttaagataataaaaTCACACAATTTATATATGCTGGTCTGATGGTCTGAGCCCCCCTCATCACGGCTGTTGGGAATCCGGTACCTTTGTGAGACTTCCAACCATACATTCTGGGACCTACACGGAGTTTTGCAGATGATATTAGGCTAGTCTCAATGCACAATTTCATTACACAGTTTTCAAAACAACTCGATAAAACGATGCATGAAATAACTACTCACAGTGCAACATTTTTTGTACCAATTCCAAAGCTGAATAAAGCATTTAATTATTGCTGAAAGTTGAGATCATATACACCAACCTAGACGAGCATGCAAACAAtgtttgattgcatgaaacGTCTCAAGCCCTCAACGTGAGTTTCACTGCGTTACCGATGACTTGGCCATAATGGTGCCTAAACGTTCCATGATTATGAAACGAATTCATTCTCTCCTGATagtttcatgcaaatattctttttttctgatgTGTCACTTAATTAATGTTTATGATACGTCCAAGAAACCCCATTGAGACTGACCTTACTTACTCACTCAATCTGTATATTCCTCATTCTTTCAACGACAAATATGTTGGAAAACTTGGACGGCTGCCGTGGTGGCTTCACTTCTtcagagcaggtacaatagcaggccgTAAGGCagatataagcatattttaaagagataaaataggagagagaaaagaggtgggctattaatttgtaatcGGCTGTATATGGACTCCGAGACAGAgagtgtgtatgacatgtgggaccatgtactaatgttttataggcaactattatatgaattgactattagattgactataaataaattggagctagtggTTGGCTATAGTATTCAACTTGCTCTCAGGCGGGGTGGCTGCGTCAGCGACGTTGCGCGTAGAGTAGTGGCAGTCCCCCATATGCCGTCATGACGAGCCAATCCGCCGGCCTCGAGGCGCCCCACAGCCAACCGTTCGAatggcgcgcgcgcgtgctcgCGTTCAGTTAATGCGTGGCGTCTCCCGAGTCAAGCGGCGTGCAGAAGGAGTAAATTGCAGAGCCAAGATCGACGTATATATAGAGCTCGTGCATCGGCAGAAGTATTTGAGAAGTACAGGTTACAGAGAAACAGAGTGTTCAGTCGTCAAGCCAATGGCCAGTTATACTAGGATGCGGTCCTGTGCGGCTGTGGCCATCGTCTTGCTGCTCCTTCAAGCTAGCCAAGGTATGTGTAGCCTCCTCGCTAGATAATCGGTTCTCATGGTCCATGGCAAGATTGTCCGGATCTTCTCTTACGTTTGTAGAGCGtcaaattttaagaaaataagatCTTTCTGTTTGAACTCTCGAACTCACTTGTGCTCTTGTAACCAGTAGGTAAGTAGGCagatatacatgcatgcaacgTATTATACCAAACTGATGAATATCTCAACTCCTCTATCATAAGCTGGGATGAAATGAATAATAGGCGATGCTTCTACACTGGATTCCGTAGCTACCTGTTACATTCcaaccaaaatttacactCTTGTCCCATGAATGAAGATAGCTTGAATAACATCTCGTTTGTTAACGCAGCTGCAGTCTCTGGGGAATCATCATCTTCCTCCGCGACGGAGGCTAAGACGCTAGACATGCGCAAGCTTCTAAACATCAGTACGATATACACTTGAGATTTCGAGCTATATATGAATTGTCTCGGTGCTACGCACATGTAACGTACGTATGGCGTATGCGTTGATCCAGGTGGAGGTCAGCCTCccatcgccggccgccgttGGACGGAGGCGGAGCGGATGGAGCCCGGCAGCTGCTCCGAGGAGAACGTGGTGCTGTACCAGAGCAGAGAGGAGCACCTCCCCAGCGGCATCCCGGCCTACAGCGTGGAGATCATCAACGTGTGCGCGGCGTGCACGGTGTACGACGTCCACGTCTCCTGCGGCGAGTTCGCGTCGACGGAGCTCGTCGACCCGAGCCAGTTCCAGCGCGTCGGCTTCAACGACTGCCTCGTCAGGCGCGGCGGGCCCCTGGGGCCCAGCGACGCCGTCTCCTTCCAGTACTCCAACTCCTTCGCCTACCCGCTCGCGGTCGCCAATTTCGCATGCGAGTAGTACGTAGCTTCGTAAAAGAAGATGCAGTGTTAattgtgcgtgtgtgtgtttcTCGTCCATCCAGGGATCGTGCAACGGtggagagctagctagctagctagtccaCCTCCTAGCCTCTAGGCCCTCTACTGGTGTCGTCAAAGTCAGAGTCGAGTCTACTTATTATCTAGAGGTACTAATCTCAATGCGCATTTATCTATGCTTAGATTTGCTTGCACTTTATTTTGGACGATGTATGCCGACGGAGCCTCTTCTTTTCGCTGCtctatgttaaaatttaaaatttagccttAAATCTAGAGTTAATGTTAggacattttttattttagtttactttttatcGTTGCTTTttgattgctaagaacatgtataaaaatttttaatcaaaaagGTATTATTCATTcgcaaatataccgtttccTATTACCTTTGTTCTAAATTGATCATAAGTCTCGGTACAAAGATCAAGAATCTATTTgataaacattaaaaactaAAGAGTCACACATCACAAGGTGTATGTAAACATGCAAAATCCAAATTTGCAAATCACATTAATACCGACTGCATGAATGTAAGCATTTAATATGTGTATGAACCAAATGACTGTTCACATTCAAACTAATACATAATATATTGTCTTCCCTTATAcgataattaatttggtatttcgTTTTTCTTATACGATGATAAATTTTGGATGATGGGTATTCCATAGCACTCTATCAAATACCATGTACGCCATGTCTTAAAACTAGCGGTACATCTAACAGGCTTGCTCTCTATGTAGCCGCGAATGTCTGTCTGTATTGTCTAGGCCTTCATCAATGCCCTAGATGATGTGGGACTAACAGCTTGCAACAGTCTGGTGAATCTTTTCTGCTCGGGAAAAAGTTTGTGTAAATGGGGAATTCTGTGATTTACTGGTACAAAACGAGAATCGCACTCCTAggtttataaaacaaaagggGTGATGTACTGTTTACTCTGTAAATTATGGCAGCAAGGGTAAGTAGAATCAAACAATATGTAAATGTCACAATA
It encodes the following:
- the LOC102712112 gene encoding TPD1 protein homolog 1B-like; this encodes MASYTRMRSCAAVAIVLLLLQASQGMCISGESSSSSATEAKTLDMRKLLNISGGQPPIAGRRWTEAERMEPGSCSEENVVLYQSREEHLPSGIPAYSVEIINVCAACTVYDVHVSCGEFASTELVDPSQFQRVGFNDCLVRRGGPLGPSDAVSFQYSNSFAYPLAVANFACE